A window from Peromyscus eremicus chromosome 1, PerEre_H2_v1, whole genome shotgun sequence encodes these proteins:
- the LOC131901085 gene encoding olfactory receptor 51I1, which yields MLGLNGTPFQPATLQLTGIPGMQTGQAWIALIFCFLYFISISGNLSIIALVIREPPLHQPMYYFLSMLSLNDLGVSLSTLPTVLATFCFNYRHVGFDACLVQMFFIHTFSFMESGILLAMSFDRFVAICDPLRYSTVLTNSRILAMGLGILTKSFTTLFPFPFLVKRLPFCKGNVLHHSYCLHPDLMKVACGDIHVNNIYGLFVVIFTYGVDSVFILLSYALILRAVLAIASQEQRLKALNTCISHICAVLAFYVPIIAVSMIHRFWKSAPAVVHVMMSNVYLFVPPMLNPIIYSVKTKEIRKGILKVFHKSQT from the coding sequence ATGCTAGGCTTGAATGGCACTCCCTTCCAGCCAGCCACACTACAGCTGACAGGCATTCCTGGGATGCAGACAGGCCAAGCTTGGATTGCCCTGATTTTCTGCTTCCTCTACTTTATCTCCATTTCAGGTAACCTCAGTATCATCGCTCTGGTCATCCGGGAACCTCCTCTGCACCAGCCCATGTACTATTTCCTCTCTATGCTCTCTCTCAATGATCTGGGAGTATCCCTATCTACACTTCCCACTGTGCTTGCTACCTTCTGCTTCAACTACCGCCATGTTGGTTTTGATGCCTGTCTGGTTCAGATGTTCTTCATTCACACGTTTTCTTTCATGGAATCTGGCATACTTCTTGCCATGAGCTTTGACCGTTTTGTGGCTATCTGTGATCCACTACGTTATTCCACTGTGCTTACCAATAGCCGCATCTTGGCTATGGGCCTCGGTATCCTTACCAAAAGTTTCACtaccctcttccctttcccttttcttgtaAAACGATTGCCCTTTTGCAAGGGCAATGTGTTGCATCACTCATATTGCCTCCATCCGGATCTGATGAAAGTGGCATGTGGAGACATTCATGTTAACAATATCTATGGTCTCTTTGTGGTCATTTTCACATATGGTGTGGATTCAGTTTTCATCCTTCTGTCTTATGCATTGATCTTAAGAGCTGTATTGGCCATTGCATCCCAGGAGCAGCGACTCAAGGCACTCAACACCTGCATATCACACATCTGTGCAGTGCTAGCCTTTTATGTGCCCATAATTGCTGTCTCTATGATCCACCGCTTCTGGAAAAGTGCTCCAGCTGTTGTTCATGTTATGATGTCCAATGTTTATCTTTTTGTACCTCCCATGCTCAACCCCATCATCTATAGCGTGAAGACCAAGGAGATACGCAAAGGCATCCTCAAGGTCTTCCATAAATCTCAGACCTGA